The genomic interval TATCTCGAAGTCCTCTCCAGCTTCTACAATTATATGCTAAAACGGGACGAGTTCGAGTCTATCACGAGTAACCCCGCTGCGGTCGTGATGGAGGAGATATCTCGAGTTCGCCCTGACCGACCGGACTGTGCGACGTGGGAGAATGCCTGTAAACTCATCCATGCCATTCCAGACCCACGAGACAAAACTGTAGCCATCATCTTAGCGAAAACGGGAGCCCGTCTCCTCGAAGCTCTCTCAATCGAAGAGGACGACGTAGACTTAGAGAAGGGATTCATCCGACTCCGAGAACGCAAAGGCGGAGGTCAGACTGTAGTACCCATTGACGACGAGACAATCTACGCTATCAAACGCTATCAGTTCATCAACGTCGATTCCGATTCTCCGTATCTCTTCACGAGCAATCTGGGAGGGCGTCTCAGTAAAGAAAGAATCCGACGAGAAGTAAAAGCCGCAGCAGACCGCGCTGGCGTCGCCCCCAAGGAAGAACGGCGGTTCGAGAAGAAGTTCACACCTCATACGTTCCGAACGGTATTCACGACCCTGATGCGCAAGCAGGGGATGAAGCCGTACATTCTGAAATACATCCGTGGTGACGCCAAGACCGAGACGATGGACATCTATACTCGCATCGACCGGGATGATGCGAAAGAGGAGTACCTGAACTGCATCAAAGAAATCGGGTTGTAGAAGGGAGAAGAATGGTCGAAGTCATCATCTACAGAAAGCCGTGGGAGGACCCTGAGGAGGTCGCCCGAGTCACCATTGAGGGTGAGGTAAAAGGCGAGACGCCAACGGCTGAGTCTCTACGAGGCCGGATTCAGGATGAACGTGACCCAATCATCAGCGAGTACACGGATGGCCGCGAACTCCTCCGCTACATTGCTTCGTCGTACTCGAATGGCTATGTCATGGCGAACTACGATAGCGATGAGTCCCGGCGAGTCGTTGAGGGCCTGAGCGAAGGAGCATACCGCGACTGGGTTCAAGACTCCGGGCTCGACACCCGACTCTGAATCTCTCAGACTGTACGCTGGTGGTAATCCCTCAACAGCTCACACATTTCTGAGCGAATCGAATAGATTGGCTCATAACTTTCACCGAATGATTCTGCGAGCCCATTGGTTACGTTGAGTTCCTATCTTCACCAGCCGTCTCAAACAAAGGGAGGGCGAAGATTCTCGAAGTATCTTGGAGAATCTTTAAGCATCTCTACTACATGGCATACAACGACGATGGATGAAATCGAATTCAGGGAAGACGGGATTGCGTTATTAGAAGAATCATTCGGCGGGCTGAACACCAGCGAATTTTTTGTTCGGTACGATGGGCTGGATGACTTCGAGATACGTGTTAATTCGAATGGGTTCGTTCGGCTCGATGAGCTTCTAACAATGGAAGATGATGGATATCCACGACTCAATCTGGCTGTTCTATCTGATGGTGACGCTCGGATACGGAAGGTCGAATCTAGTAAAGAGACTCAGGAAACCGAGGAGAAGAAAAAGACGGACGGCATCAGCTCTAGAGT from Salarchaeum japonicum carries:
- the xerA gene encoding site-specific tyrosine recombinase/integron integrase, yielding MGAEPGSSKIYENKHDEVNYFITRKKATDRSTRTLNSYSRVLREFYHDQFPDLNPDEIKTGHVENYVIALDERGVSQNSKKKYLEVLSSFYNYMLKRDEFESITSNPAAVVMEEISRVRPDRPDCATWENACKLIHAIPDPRDKTVAIILAKTGARLLEALSIEEDDVDLEKGFIRLRERKGGGQTVVPIDDETIYAIKRYQFINVDSDSPYLFTSNLGGRLSKERIRREVKAAADRAGVAPKEERRFEKKFTPHTFRTVFTTLMRKQGMKPYILKYIRGDAKTETMDIYTRIDRDDAKEEYLNCIKEIGL